DNA from Chrysemys picta bellii isolate R12L10 chromosome 13, ASM1138683v2, whole genome shotgun sequence:
GTTGgtttgtattgcaataaactAGCCTCAGACTTGcatctgtgaactaaaatcaatgcgtgggtgactttttccacgacaaaACTATTGCATACTTTTGCAGTTTAGTATTTATTAGTCTTCAATACTCAGAGGATATGTTCTCACATGTTTGCCTATTTAGTCACTTTAATAGTTGATGTCCTGGATGACCTCTGCGGGTTCAgggtttttatttgtttacttGCTTGGTTCCAGGTTTACAAAATAATGAGCCTTGAATTTGGTTATTTATATGCTAGGTCCATCTCGGACATGTATTTatagatgttttgttttgttatgtgtTCATATTTAATGTCAAAACAATAAAATTAAGGTTTAAAGAAGGCTCACTCATTCACACTATGGCTTCCCACTATCCCCATTCTTCCTATTTCTCATTCCAATGGGAGAACCACTGGCTACTAGGGTTAGAGAGACTGAGATAACATAGGGAATAACAACCAATGCAGCTGTGTCAATTTACACATGCTGAGGATCTGCCTAATTTACCTAAATAAATACAACTGAATAGGAGGCGCAAATGTAAAAAGTGCTGAGTATCTTCTTGCTATAACTGTGGAGGTCTGACAAGGACTTGGGTCCTTTCAGACCAGAACTGATTTATTGCCATATCAGTCACCCTCTCTAaatcaagaagaacaggagtacttgtggcaccttagagactaacaaatttattagagcatattagAGCATTTATTAGAGCTACTCTGAAAACTCTCTAAATCCTACATTTCTGGAGACCTCTCCTCAGCGCCTCCttgacctctttgtttctcaggctgtagatgaggggattgATCAGGGGTGTAAAGACTGTGTAAAGGACCGAAAACACTTTGTTTGGGGCTCTGAGTGCACCGGAGTTTGGTAATATGTAGACAGAAATTAGGGTCGCATAGAAAATTGTAACCACAAtaaggtgggaggagcaggtagAAAATGCCTTTTGCCTCCCAGTGGtagaagggattctcaggatggtggagatgatataAACATAAGATGTCAGGGTCAAAAGAAATGGAGGGACAGTGTCTATGGAGGCGAATATGAGCGTCACCAGGGTAACCAGACTGGTGTTACTGCAGGAGAGTTTAATGACTGGGGTGAGATCACAAAAAAAATGATCAATTTCATTAGGGCCACAGAATGCTAATTGTGAAACCAAATATATTAATATGGTAATAAGTATGAATGAACTTATCCAAGATCCAGCTGCTAGCTGGATACAGAACCTGCCATTCATACGGGTGACATAGTGCAGCGGTTTACATATTGCTAAGTAGCGATCAAAAGACATTACAGCTAGCAGATAACACTCAGTGGTCAGTAGCAGAGCAAAGCAGTAAAACTGTATGATGCATTGGCTGACAGAAATGGTCCTGTttccagtcaggagactggccagcaccctgggcaggatggtggaggtgtagcagatttccaagcaggacaagtttcccaagaagaagtacatgggggtgtgaaggtgctgatcagccacaactagtgCAGCAATGAGCATGTTCGCAGCCATGGTGACTATGTAGATCACTAGAAAGAGCAGGAAGAAAAGAATGCGCAGTTCAGGGAGGTTCCCAAATCCCAGCAGGATGAATTCGGTGATAGACGTTTGATTTTCCCTTTCTCCTTTCTCCATGAGATGTACGTCGgtttcctctttctcctctctccatGTGACATATCTAGTGATAGAGAAAAAGTAATAATTAGTTAGGGCGGATGCTGTACATTGAAGCTGGGTGGATTTCCCTCCATTTGATTCCATAATAATTCACACCACTGAGATCATTGTTTATATTgtttcacaattaaaaaaaaacaaaaacaaaaaacctgtgcCACAGTCAAGTTTTGCTCAGAATTTTGGAACAGAGAAATCCCCCCATCTGCCTCTTCAATAAAGCAACAACATAGTTAACTGATCACTTTCTGCTCCTGCCcacaggtttttggttttttcaTGTAcggattaatagattttaaggcccaAAAGAGCTATTAGATCCTGTATAACACACACCATGGTTCCCCCAGTTTCCCCCACATTGAACTCAATAATCAGTATTTGGCTAACAGAGATTTTCTAGAAAAGCATCCAGGACCAAATCTTTAAGGCTATTTAGCCACTTAATAGGAATTTAAAAGAATCTAGACTCCCAAGAATTAGCAGCTTCAATGGGTGTTTGCCATCTcgatgcctttaaaaatctgaccctccATCTTGATTTGAAGGCATCAAGAGACAGGGAATCGACCACTGATCTTGGCAGTTTGTCCCAcaggttaatcaccctcacttttaaaaacatgtgTTTATTTATCATTTAATTTGGTCtgactttaacttccagccactgtTTTTTGTCCTTCCTTTGTCCACTAGTTtcaagagccctttagtacctgctCCTTTCTCTCTattcactgtaatcaagtcagcTCTCAGTCTtgtttttgataagctaaagagtTGGGCTCTTTGAACTGTTTTTCACTTTgaagcattttctccagcccagcATCATTTTTGTGTCTCTTTGAGTTACAATCATCTGTGATCTTGCAACATTCTTCTTAAAATGCGaaccccagaactggatgcagtattccattGCCTGTCTCACCAGTGCTGTATAGAGAGGTGATTACACTTTCCTGCTCGTTCTTCCTCTGTTTATCCATCCAAGGATCAAATCCACTCTCTTAGCCATGGCATCGTAGGGGGAGCTTATTCTGAGTTGCTCCTCCACCTGTGACTCCTAAATTTATTTGATGGGGGATAGGGTCATACGGACAGACACTCTAGGACATGAATGTGATTGTATCCAGCTAGTGCCAAAAATGAGGGCGGGATACTGATCAGCAGCACAGAAGACAAGAGACTATATAGAGGTTCCTGCCCAATGCACAAAGGAGACCTCCCAATCAGGCAGACATGCAGATTCCTCTCACTCTTATTGCCTTAGTGAACCATCAAGGAACACTAAACCCTCTTATTATTGGTCATGAATTGTGAACTATTAGTTATTGATCGATCAACTATAAAATGAGCTGTAAAAACATACAACCAACTATTAGCTCTCAGCAGTTGCTTGACTGTCATGAGTCTGTAGGGATGGAACTGCAGACCAGCTCTGTGTAGCAAAAAGAGCTGCAGTAAATTAGTACACCGGGCCACTCTCTCTGTTCAGTAATTTCAGGAGCTCTAAAGGGATATAGCGGGGGGAAGAAAGGAAAGTGTACCCTTGTAAGGTTCTTAGATAACCCCATTACAGAAGCACGCCTCATAATACCTCTTGAGGTACAGCAATGCTGTTATCCACATTTTATGGATGGagagctgaggcagagagcaaaagagccagatttttaaagatattttgtgCCTAgttcaattttcaaaagcagttagTGCCTAGCTCCCAACTCactaagcacctaaatacctttaaaaatcaagcCCAGAGTGACTTGGTCAGTACTACACATTGATGATCTGGCAGAGCAGAAAAGACAAGTCAGGTCTCCCAAACATCACCATAGTGCCCCAACCATTGGACTATCCTTGCTCTTGAGTGCAAGGTTGGAGCAGCAAATGACAGGCAAAGTTTGTTATGCAGGTGTCGCTGCTTCCCAAGCTGTCAGGAATGCCAAGCCCCATTCAGTTCATTTCTAATGTGGACCCCTTTCGTGtgtggtgctcagcacctcacaagaaATGATGAGGGGTTCAACTCCCATTGTAATCCATGGAGAAGATTCTCAACAGGAGACATGTAGCATCTCCCAGGACTGGGCAGGGAAAGTGAACCTTAAGAAAATGATGCCCTGCcaggcagaaagagagagagacagacagaaagaaaggaaaagaaggatATATAGATAGAGGGATGTGTAAGGATAAGGGTTGGTAGAGCGAGGTTACAGAGACAGATACTTATTTAATGGTTAGATAGATCTGTAAAGAACTCAACAGAGAGATGAACCCATAAATaagtagatagatagagggatgagtaattagatagatagatagatagatagatagatagatagatagatagatagatagatagatagatagatagatagatagatagatagatagataaggggCTTAACACATAGATCTTCTTTGTGATTCATCCATTTCTCTAGCAGTATCATGATGAGATAGAAGCTTAAGTCCTTATTCAGCCAAAGCTGTCAGGAAGTGAGGACCCTGTCTAATAGGAGTGTTCTTCTAAGTGAGGTAAAGTCTGAGGAAGAGTGTGAGGGTTTGCCCTGAGGCTGGTAACACTCACCTTTAATCCTCAGCATGAAGGAGTGACTTCTCCATTGACGGTGACTGGGTTTGGTCTCACAGTCAGACTTGTTCTCTACTCGGGAGACACTTATATgttgctggggggtgggaagtcTCTCTCTCCTGTAGCCCAGCATGATTGTTTGCCTCACTCAAGCCCTTATATGACTCCCGCTCTGAATCCTTGCAGGGTTTATCAGGTACAGCAGCCgccccttggcccttcctgcttCTGGGATCTCCCTTGGGCCCTGCTGCCAGTTATCTTTTTCAATTATCTTTGTAGGGGAATTAACACTGTGTTGTTGGTTAAAACAGTGTAACACCAAAGCTGATGCCACAAGTATTTGAATTCCAGAGGAaatctccccttttcccccatgtGCTGTGTCTGTCCCAAGAGCCCCTGAGACTGGGAAATAAATTTCCATGTCTTTAGTAATAAATTATGgccatccatagatctcaaagcactttgtacGGCATGGCAGTAActttatccccattatacagatctggaaactgaggcatgggaaaAGGAAGTGATTCCCAAAGGGTTGTGAAACAGGGCATTGGCATAGCTGGGTGTAGCTTCCAGGCTTCCTCAAGCCTTCCACAGTCAAAGTGTATCACCATGGCTGCTGGACCACACAGACAGAGAGCCTTTGTCTATTAACGTTCAAAGATTTCTGTATGTGTGAGAGGGATTTGTATTGCTGCCCAGCCCTGTAGCATCTGAGCAAATTCAACGTAAGAGCGACAGTAATAGCAAAATCTCTTCTTCATTTAATGCAGACTCTGGCTCTTTCctctttttggggtggggtggggacgaAGCCCTCTGCTTTGGGGTGGAGTTTTTGGTATTGATTTTTTCGATTATATTCATTCTCTTTTTCTGGGTGGAGATTTGGTTGGGGTTTGGGGAGTACAAGGCGGAGTCATTTTATATTGTTAAattcaatagaatcatagaatattagtgtTGGAAacgacctcaggaggtcatctagtccaaccccctgctcaaagcaggaactaccccaactaaatcatcccagccaggctttgtcaagccgggccttaaaaacctcaaagaatggagattccaccacctccctaggtaatgtcCTGGTCAGCCCTGCAGGAATCACCAAAAGCACAAGGGGTGTTATAATTGACTATGGTGACTCCTTAAGGACTCAGATAGAGACGGGATCCCCACTGCGCCTCGTCctgcacacacacagggaggtaaactccctgccccacaacATTTCTGATTGAAATAGACAAAAGGGGAGTTGGGAAACGAGAGACCGATGGCTTGCCTGAAACCCCACCTGAGATCACAATAAATATCAGAAAACAGGTGTTCTGATTTCTAGCCCGGCGCCTTACTCGCTGGAGCACAGTGTAAGACATGAGGGGTCACATAAACTCTCCATAGCTCAAGCATTAGAGCACTGGGCTTGTAAGCCAAGGGTATCTCGACAATTTGGGATATTTTGCAAAGACTAATGGAGAATCCAAGAAACGCAGACAACAGGCTGTCACAAATGCAATAGGTTTCTGACAAGGTCAAAAGAGTTaggaatattatttaaaatacattggGGGGAAAGTGAGAAGGGGAAAAGAACCCAATCTAGTATATAATAACTGAATACATAACTGTTTTTTACTGGGCTGGTTGGTCACTTGTTAGCTGGTttgattttctgcaggaaaagtgGATTCTGAAGAGATTACACATAGTGAATGTGTAGTTTGAACCAGAACCCATTTAAATCCAGCATTTTTCAGACTGAGGGTTTTcagttttttggaaaaaaaaatgatttttttaaaattttctattagcaatatatattatatatgtgcTTGAGGGGATTAAAGATGATGGATATATATATCATCCGTGACGTCTTCTAAACAGACCCCTGCCTTTGTTTAATGTGAGCCTTTCAGAACATTTTCATAAGATTGGAAGAATTAATGGGGAAATCTAATAAATCCAGAATAGAACATTCTTATGATTATATCTCAAACCACCTTACAAGTATTCAGAAAATGTTTGAAGAATGATTTAAAAAGACTCAagaggaaaacagaaaaaaaacccacattttatTGCCACTTAATACTGAATAGTTCCCGGTCATGCCAACTGGTAATTTTTTAGTTCATTTGTTTTGTTGTGGGAAAGGTTGTGATGCACACAGGAAGAGTAGCCTGATGCAGAGCCCTGGAAGGTCAATGGGAACctttcccttgatttcagtgggaattggactTGTTCCTCAAATCTTCTTTGAAAACTCTGAAACTCAGCTGAGGGTTAATGTAAACAAATCCATAAAGATAGAGGCAGCATAGGAAAAGTAGGAACCAAATCCCAATGGAACTcaacagctgttccctggcatgcaggaggtgctgggagagaggggaaggagttgataAGTGGGGCCCGCAGACCCCCCGGGGTACCCTTAGGGTCCAtggatcccagtttgagaaagACTGACTTAGATGGTTCCTTTCTGACTAGTGAAATGATTTATTCCCATTTCAATCAATTTCTCTGAATTCATAGGAATACCCTACATTTCTGCAGAGCTCTCCTCAGGGCTTCCttgacctctttgtttctcaggctgtatatAAGGGGATTGATCAGGGGTGTCAAGACTGTGTAGAAGAATGAAAACACTTTATTTGGGGCTCTCAGGGCCCCGGTGTTTGGTAACATGTAGACAGTTATTAGGGTCCCATAGAAAACTGTAACCACGATAagatgggaggagcaggtggaaaaggccttttgtttcccagtggtggaagggattctcaggatggtggagatgatataAACATAAGATGCCAGGGTCAAAAGAAATGGAAGAACGATGTTTATGGAAGAGAAGATGAGGGTCGCCAGGGTAACCAGACAAGTGTCACTGCAGGAGAGATTAGTAACTGGTGTGAGATCACAAAATAAATGATCGAtttcattggggccacagaaGGCTAATTGTgacataaaatatattaatatggATAGAACAATGAGTGAACTTAACCAAGATCCAGCTGCTAGCTGCATACAGAACCTGATATTCATAAGTGTTGCATAGCGCAGGGGTTTACATATCGCTAagtaccgatcataagacatgaCAGCTAACATATAACATTCAGCAGTTGCTAGGAAACCAAACCAATAAAACTGAACCATACAGCccataacagaaatggttctgtccccagtcaggaaagtggccagcatcctgggcaggatggtggaggtgtagcagatctccaagcaggacaaattccccaggaagaagtacatgggagtgtgaaggtgctgatcagccacaactagcgTTACAATTAGCATGTTTGCAGCCATGGTGACTATGTAGATCCCTAGAAACAGCAAGAAGAACAGAATTTGCAGTCCAGGGAGATTCCCGAATCCCAGCAGGATGAATTCTCTGATAGACGTTTGATTTTCCCCTTCTGCTTTCTCCATTCTCCATGTGCTGCAACTAGTGATTGAGAAAAAGTACCGATTTGTTAAGGAGTTTGCTGTACAATGCTGTGGTTTCCCTCTATCTGATTAATTACAAATTCAGTGTGCCAATGAAGATCAGGGTTTATATTCCCTCCCAACTGAGGAACGGCTTCTCACCCAGGTACACACCAAAGAATGTCCCCAGTTAGtcctgcattgagttcaattaattgtgtttggctaaaacatattttcaaaaaAAGCACCCAGAACCAGccatttaaaggtatttaggggtctagtgggattttcaaaggcatccaGGCAACTAAAACTCATTGATCTGAATGGGTATTAGGCAGgtagctacttttgaaaatccaagtaggcaccaaaatacctttaaaattctggCCCAGGGTGACTTGCTTAAGGCTATACAGAAAGGCAGTGATAGAGCagagaatagaacccaagtctagTCTAGAAACCAAATGACAAGCTAGTGCCTTAAGCATTGGGCTACCCTTCCTCTTGAAAGCTAACATGGAGCATTAAATGGCCAGAGAAAGTTTGTCCCACTGGTGCCACTACTTAATCTGTAAGGATTTCCAGTCGCCATGCATTTCAAATGTAGAGCCCTTTCCTGTGTGGTGCTCAGACCCTCCCAGGAAATGCTGAGGGCCCTCTGCTCCCTCTGAAATTCATGCAGAAGACACGCAATAGAAGAGACATAGCATCTCACAAGTCTGGGGTGGGCAGGTGCATAGGAAACTGCAGTACAAGAAGGGCTGTGTAGTCAGCCAAGAAACTGAGGAGAAAGGTGGAGAAAAGTCTCTGAGAAAGTGAAATGGATAGGGAGACAGACAGATAGGGGGATGTGTAAGGTGATTGATGGATAGACAGAGGAGTTTTTATGGGAACAGTCAGAAGTTTAAagagataggtagatagatgtgTAAAGGACTCAACAGAGATTTATAGATGTCTAAGTAAAAAGATAGAGGGATGTGAAAGGGGTTTGGTAGAGGGAGAGAtaaaaagacagagagagactgtagAAGAGGCTTGATATAGGGATAGATTTATGGGCTTAGAAGGGTGCCTAAATGGCTTGTTAGGTGAGGGGTGGTAGATAGATCTCCTTTGTCTTTCATCAACTTCTCTAGCAATAAATCATTATCACATTctaaagtccttactcaggcaaagctccagTGAGTGAAGACACTGACCAAGAGGGGTGCCCTCTGAGGAAGAGATAGAAGATTTGCCCTGTGACTGGTCTCAATCACCTTTAATCCTCAGCATGAAGCAGCGACCTCTCCATCGACGGTGACCAGGTCTGGTCTCACAGTCAGTCTTGTCCTCTTGGTTCTTGGACAGAGAGCTGCATGTTGCTGTTGGGATGGgtctctctcctgctgctcagCATGCCAGTCTGCATGACTCAAATCCTtaatgtctcctgctctggatTCTTGCATCCTTTATTGGTGAAAGCAGCCTCCCCTGGCTACCTCTGCTGCTGGGAGCTCCTTTGGGCCTCCTGCTGGTGATCACTTAGAATTACCTTCATAGGGAAAATATTAACACTGTGCTGTTTTGTTAGAACAGTATAACACCAAAGCTGATGCCTCTGGCATTCTCACCCCAAAGGAAATTTTCCTTTTCCCCcatgtgctctgtgtgtgtcaaGAACTCAGGAGAATGGGGAATAAGATTCCATACCTTTAATAGTAAAATCTAGTTCTAACAGGCCGTTTTCCattcatggatctcaaagcacactACACAGTATGGCAGTATATTTATTCCAATTGactgatgaggaaactgaggcacagagaatggACATGATTTCCAAAGAGTCATGAAACAGCCACTGGCATAGCCGGAAATAGCCCCCAGGCTTCCTCCACCAATATGTCAGCCCCGTCTGCTTTGCCGCACAGATTGAGAGCTTTGTCTATTATCATTCAAAGATTTCAGTGCGTATCTGAGGGATTTGTAttgctgcccatcactgtagtatctgggtAACTTCAACATCAAATCAATAAGCATAGCAAAGTCCCTTGTAGATTTAATGGAGTCTCTGTCTTGTGTTACTTTTTGGTGTGAAAACAAAACCCTCTTCTTTGgattgaaatttttcagttttgatGTTTTAGATTGTATTCAT
Protein-coding regions in this window:
- the LOC101951572 gene encoding olfactory receptor 6B1-like, giving the protein MEKGERENQTSITEFILLGFGNLPELRILFFLLFLVIYIVTMAANMLIAALVVADQHLHTPMYFFLGNLSCLEICYTSTILPRVLASLLTGNRTISVSQCIIQFYCFALLLTTECYLLAVMSFDRYLAICKPLHYVTRMNGRFCIQLAAGSWISSFILITILIYLVSQLAFCGPNEIDHFFCDLTPVIKLSCSNTSLVTLVTLIFASIDTVPPFLLTLTSYVYIISTILRIPSTTGRQKAFSTCSSHLIVVTIFYATLISVYILPNSGALRAPNKVFSVLYTVFTPLINPLIYSLRNKEVKEALRRGLQKCRI
- the LOC101951844 gene encoding olfactory receptor 11A1-like, which produces MEKAEGENQTSIREFILLGFGNLPGLQILFFLLFLGIYIVTMAANMLIVTLVVADQHLHTPMYFFLGNLSCLEICYTSTILPRMLATFLTGDRTISVMGCMVQFYWFGFLATAECYMLAVMSYDRYLAICKPLRYATLMNIRFCMQLAAGSWLSSLIVLSILIYFMSQLAFCGPNEIDHLFCDLTPVTNLSCSDTCLVTLATLIFSSINIVLPFLLTLASYVYIISTILRIPSTTGKQKAFSTCSSHLIVVTVFYGTLITVYMLPNTGALRAPNKVFSFFYTVLTPLINPLIYSLRNKEVKEALRRALQKFQFPLKSRERFPLTFQGSASGYSSCVHHNLSHNKTNELKNYQLA